The Coccidioides posadasii str. Silveira chromosome 2, complete sequence genomic interval CCTTATGGAACCAAGTCCTCCCCAAGACCCTAGAAACTAGACTCGGCAATGCCACCCTGGCAGCGGAGATTTATGGGGACCCTCTGAAATGGGCCAATGCCAACCCCGTAGGAACGCCTGACAGAGACATTGTGATTGAGGCATACCGACACATCCAACGGCTCCTATGTATCACTGGCATTTGCCTATCGGTGCTAATCATTTCTTTCGCGCTGGTTCTGCGCGATCCGATCTTGACAAATGAGCAGAGTCTTGCAAATGCGGAGAAGTATGATGGCGAGACTTCTAGCTCCGAAGATGCGGATAATTGaacgaaaaagaaaaagtactctgtgtaccttttttttttttcttttgccctTTGATATCGACAATTGATAACAGTGGTCGACCCACACATGCTCCAACATGGGGGTTTCAGGCTATAAGTGCTTGAAGGAGTTAGTGCTGTTTATCCAGGCAATATTGCTTTTTTGTTTGCTTCGGATGATTATGATTATAATTCTGGAGGGCTCAAATGCCATTATATTCAGGTAACCAGGGCATGAGTTTGATCGACTCATTTATTAGTAGGTCAGTACAGAGTTCATCTCTGTAGTTACAATTAAAGTGGATTGGTATTTGTTTCTTGATCACAGAGAACTCCTGATTCTTTATCCACGACAATCTTAAGTTGCTGTCGTAACACTCTCTCTTAACTTCCCATACGCCACCAAATATTCCAGAGATATAGTACAGTAAATGCCGCGGCCTGTCGTTTGTATGTGAATGGTCTTCGTAATATTCTTCAGCTTCCAATCCAAGAGAGAGCCGCGTCCGAAGAGATAAAAGCATACTTTCAACACACTGTTCCTTCTTCGATATTCCTGCCTCAAGGATCTCAAAGAATCCAGCTCCCAATCGTTTGTCATCCCCCTATCTCGTTGCCTTCCAAGGATACGATACATCATCGTCTTTCCTGAGCCAAATCTTCGACTTTCGTTTGGTCACTTGATGCTCGACAAAAATTTCCTTCGCATACTGGGCTTTGAATTTGCGAATCCAGCGCGGATCCCACAGCTCGCTAGCCACGCCCAAATCCTTGCAGCAGCGCATCATAGCGTTGGATTTACAACCTTCCGTGGCTGTGGGTATTCCGTCGGGGTTGAAATAGTCCTGTTCGCCACGCGCAATAGATACGAGGCTAGAAAAGTCAGAAACAAGGTCGCTATACCCATCTCATAGGTATCCAGTTTGAGAAGGAAAGCcgacaaaaaagaaaaagaaaaagaaaaaaaaacataCCGCCCATGTGCAACAAGGGCATACTCCCTCGTCACCGTCTTCGGCGTGACTATACTCTCACTCCGCGGCACCAAGCCCCATCCTCCAGGACCAAACGCCTTGTTCAGGATCCGCCTGTACTTGATTTCCGGAAGGTACACGATTCCGTCGGGCTTAATTTCGACGTCCGACGGGTCGAGGGCTTGCAAAAGGATGTTAGCTGCTTCCTTGGAGAAGGGTTCGGCGCTGAGGCCGTGGTAAGATCGTGTCCAGTCTACGTGTCCATTGGGCGTTGGGCTGCCGTTGGCGTCGAGATCTAGCTCCGGGGGCTTGTCGTCGAGGCCGTTTTTGGAGATGTTTTGCACGGTTAGAGGGTTTTTTGGGGGTGGAggagcttgagctggtgtaGTGGGTTTGGGAGCAGCTGGGGCAGAGGGTGGCTTGTTATTATTAGGAGCATTAAGTTGACTGGCAATCGTGGAGGTCCTGAGGGTACGGAGAGGTGCTGTTCTTAGGAGAGCACTCTGAAGCTGTGAACGCCCATTTGAGGCGGCGTGGATTCCTAGGTATGGGGATGGGCATAGGCTGATCAAGGCCCGGTCTGCATGCCGGAGTGCTCGAATTGCCATTTCCACGATCCCTAGGCTGTCTGGCTGCAGGATGGAAACGCGATCTGCGAGAGTTGCTGCGTCTTCTCCGTGCTTTTGCCTTCACGCGTCGGGAGTTTGAAGCAGGGTTATCACGTGACACAGCGGGCCGACGGCGAGACGACgacaagaagagaaaagggaGTGAGACAGAAATTCAGAAGATGAACGGAGATGGATTCGCTAAATAATGTACAGAGATGATGATATTCTAGTCACGGCTGTCCCTTCGCCTTCACGCGTCCTTCGTCTGGGTCCGGTGGTCGTTCCCCTTGCGTTTCCAGCACTCTCGGAACGCCTCCATCTGTAGCAAAAATCAACCTCAGCAGAAAGCCCTCCTATCCCAATGTAAATCCACGGTAATTGTATTCGACGATGGGTTTCTTTTACGGATAAAGTGGGAAAATAGAGCGCCGACTGGTCTTTTGGGCCGAAAACAACCGCGGGCTCTCCAAAGATCagaagggcaaaaaaaagaaaacttaCTTCTTTGCTGCACTGCCGCCAGTCTCTCTTTTCGAAGTAGCAGTCATTCATTTTCGTCTGCTCGACTGTCTACCTGTCAGATCCTTGCCTACTGCTGAATACGCTGCCCCGACGTGGGAAGCAGCCGGAGTTTTTCCTCACCTGAACAGCCTGTGCTGAAGATCCGCTTGTCCCTACCATCCGGCTATCAGCATCACCCGCCATCCGTGGGGCTGTCGAGGGGCATACCAGTCATCAGGTTCATCGTCGTCCTCAACCGGGACTATTCTCGCTTTGTCGTCGACCTTGGACATCTTGATaccctctctctcctctctttTCCCTAGGGGATTGAAGCAGGTGAGACCGAAAAGAGATTTTCGCCGGCAAATTCTTCCGCGGAGGTCCAAAACTATGGCCGCCACCTCGACGACCACTTCGACCAAACGGCTCAACATCCTGGTCTATTCCGGTGGGCAAAGCTACTCTGATTGGAGACGCAACGTTCTGACGGATTGTTCAGGGAATGGGACCACTGTGGATTCTGTCCGCCAATGTCTGTTTACACTTCGTCGCCTTTTGGCACCGAATTATGCTGTTATACCCGTGACGGGTGAGATGATCATCAATGAGCCATGGACGTCGAGCTGTGCTCTCTTTGTCATGCCTGGTGGTGCCGATCTGCCGTATTGCAGGACCCTGAACGGCACTGGGAACCGGCGGATTAGCCAGTTCGTTCATCGAGGCGGCGCATATCTAGGATTCTGCGCAGGCGGCTACTATGGAAGTAAGCGTTGCGAGTTTGAAGTCGGAAATGAGAAGCTCGAGGTTGTCGGTGATAGGGAGTTGGCTTTCTATCCCGGAATCTGTCGCGGTTGTGCATTTCCAGGGTTTGTCTACAATAGCGAGGATGGCGCCAGAGCTTCTGAGTTACAAGTGTCGAAATCCTCGTTCCCTGACGAAAAGCATATCCCGCCCTCGTTCAAGTCCTACTATAACGGTGGAGGCGTCTTCGTTGATGCTCCAAAATTCGCCCATCAAGGCGTCGAGGTCCTTGCGGACTACACTGAATCGCTCAAAGTCGATTCGGGAGAAGGCCATGCAGCAGTCGTTTATTGCCGGGTCGGCGAAGGTGCTGCCCTATTAACAGGACCACACCCAGAGTTTGTATCCTTAAATGCCAATGTTTCCGTGGATAGGCCTCAACTAACCGCCCTTAGATTTGCGGCGTCCAACTTGGATAGAAACGCAGATGGCCCGGAATTCTGCCACGTCATTGATACTCTAGCTCAGAATGATGAAGCGAGAACCGAATTCCTGCGAGCTTGTCTGAAGAAGCTTGGGCTCCATGTGAACGATGAAACAACAAGCGTACCTCCTCTTTCTCGAATGCATCTTTCTGCCCTGGAGCCACATGCTGCTACGGACCTTGTCTCACTGCTTCGAGATATTATCACGGTGGAAGAGGGGGAAGAGTACATTAAAGATGACAATGACACCTTCCATCTAGAAAAACCGTCTTCGCTGAGTATGGACAAGGTTGCCGAAGCGCTCCCCGGCTCCATCGGAGCAAAGGCTGACCAGGGCTCGACGGGTGATAGAATTGTCGACTATGACAAGGTTATAAAAAAGGTCGCTATTCATGAAGATTATCCCTCTCCGGTCGAAACCCCGCGATTTAACCATCAGACTTTCTACGGTATGATTAAGGAATATAGATCGCAGTCGAGGGAACGTCTCTCGGAGTTCGGTTCCCACGTCTTATATGCGGAAGTTGTTACGAGTACGAACACTTTACTGGAAAAGTGAGTATAGACTTTGTTTCTTCAGTAACATTCAGCTTGCTAACGGCGAAAGGAACACACAAATCCTGCGAAGACTTCCAAACGGGTTTATGGCAACGGCAAATGTCCAAGTCGCTGGTCGCGGTCGTGGATCCAACGTCTGGGTGTCTCCACCGGGACAGCTCATGTTTTCAATATGCATCCGTCATCCAGTTGAGAAATTCGCAAGTGCTCCGGTCGTTTTCATCCAATATCTCGTCGCAATGGCCATCGTCAAAGGCATCAAAACCTACGATAAGGGATACGAAAACATGCCCGTGAAACTAAAATGGCCAAACGACATCTGTAACCCTTCCCCCAACAAATACCCTTCAACCAAAAGCGCATTGCCACTAACAGAGACACCTCCCAGACGCTCTCGACCCCACCCAACCTGACAAAATGACCTACACCAAAATCGCCGGCATCCTAGTCAACGCGCACTTCTCCTCCAAAGAATACATCGCCGTCGCCGGTGCCGGCATCAACGCCCTCAACGCGCTCCCAACCACGTCTCTTAACGCCATCCTCGCCACCCTCAACTCCTCTCTCCCCGCCAACAAACCCCGCCTCCCCCCGCTCTCCCTCGAGAAACTCCTCGCACGCATCCTCACTACCCTGGAAGAGCTCTACACCCGCTTCCTTCGCACCGGCTTCGACCAGACCTTTGAAGATATGTACTACGCGGACTGGCTGCATATGGATCAGATAGTGACGCTGGAGGCTGAAGGGGGTGTGCGGGCGAGGATCAAGGGGATTACGAGGGATTATGGGTTGTTGGTGGCGGAGGAGTTAGGGTGGGAGGATCGGCCGACGGGGAGAAGGTGGGAGCTGCAGAGTGATAGTAATAGCTTTGATTTTTTCAAGGGGTTGGTGAAGAGGAAGATTTAATGAGAGAGAGGGACAAAGCTATTATTGTTGACTCATTGATTACGGGGAATCGAGATGATTGCGGATGATCCGGGTTCCATTCGATGATAAGTATACCCAATCTACATAAAAAGGCGGTTTAACAGGATTTTTCCGTTTCATCtcactttttttcttctttgttATTTTCCTCTATCCTCGTAGTGAAACGTGCGAAATAGCCAACTCCACACACCAACCAGTGTCAAGATAACTAAGAGGATAGAAGCAAAACCAGGCAGACGACATTTCAAAAACATTGAAATTCGTGATTCGATCATAAAACATCATTAAGCTAAGTAGGTAGTCCGGGAAGACTAAATATGTAGGAGTTTCGATTGTTGAGAAGTCGCGGCTTCAGCGAAGGGAAATGGAAagggggaagagagagagagagacgcGAAATAGCCAGCGAAGAAAGGGAATATGTAGGTTATTTCGGCGAGGAAGGTATCGATAGGAAACAGGATGTCCGGAGAGGTGACTGAGTTACTCGTCAACGGGTTTGAGGCCGAGGACAGCCATGAAAATTGCGTCGGGCGATAGAGATATCAAAGGCCATAAACGCCAGAGAAGCAACCATTTTGAGGCTCTGAGGAAATTCGTATATCACGATTGCGCTCCATATTCCTCAGCGATGAACTCAAACGTCCGGTCACCCTTCCCGATCGGAACCGGCTTCGCATCGTCATCATAAAGCGTTCGCTCAAAGAATTTGACCCTCCCCGAATGATGCACTAGAACTACCGTTTGCTTCTGCGTCCCGTACAGGCCTTTCATATACCGCATATGGTTTTCTGATGCGTTGCCCATAACCTCCGCCTTCTCATGAATATTTGACGCACAGATCTCCGCTTCCTCCCTCAtatcctcctcttcctctccaaTCACAGGGATAAAGATACTCTCACACAACAGATCGATATACGTCTCGACATCCGTCCCTTCCTTCAACCTCGGCAGTGTATCTGTGCTCAACAGCCCCAGCAGCCTCTGCACAAGCTGATCCTCGCTCTCCCCCATCTTATAACTCGTGTGTAGTGCCTCCTTCATCAACCGCTCTCCATTCCTGATCTTCGCCCACGAGCAATCCCCAAACGCCGTATTACTCAACACAACCGTCTCCCCTTTCTCCTTCGCGATCCACGCCACTCCATCTTTCGCACATACCCGATTCGACACGACGGCCAACGGGCCCTGGATGCTGCCGCATGCCAGGCTAAACCCACCGGCCAACTGCGCCTCTCCGCCCGCGATCAGCCGCTCGACGTACTCCTCAGTGCTCACGGAGCCGTCGGGTGGCAGCTCCAGGAAGGAGTTGATGATCTCGCCACGACTCAGCTGTCCCACGGCCTGGCTGGAGGCCTCTTTATAGTTTGTTAGGACGGCGATGCGGCCTTGCCGGGTGACGCCCAGCCAAGTCCCGTGGGCGGCGCGTGCCATGTCCCGGGAGCCGAGCACGTAGGAGTGTGGCTCTGGCCACCAGGCTGCGGCGGCTGTTGGGCGGCGAAGGAACTCCTGCAGGTTGGAAAGGTTAGCACTCTTGATTCTTCCTGGGGGTTGAATAGCTGGGGGCGAAGGGGAGTGTACATCTCGATTGTCGATTAGGATTAGAGGGTAGTCCGGGTGGGCGGTGGAGATGAGAGCTATGCACATGATGGCAGCTCAGAATGATATCCTCttggggggagggggagggggaaagGGAGATAAATtgtaaataaaaagaagtctctcaaataaaaaaagaagatattatcCTTTTGACAGAAGTTCCGGACACTCGATGAGAATTGAGCGACGGATGCCTTCAAAGTCCTTTCAAGAAAGAATAGGTTCTGCGCAAGTCTATAGACACTGACAATGATGCCTCTCTAGTTGTTCTAGGAAAAGCAGTCCCGGGCAAGAATTCgcaaaggagaaaaaaagtcACATAGGAGAACAACCGATCAGTCAATCGATATTACTGAGGTTGGCAGAGCAGGCAGAGCGGCCTCGTGACTCTCAAGACTCTTCACGACGGCTGGGTTACCGGTGATGTACGTATATAGCTATCCTCAGCTCCTTTCTATCTGTCGTCAAAGCGTCAAAACAGTCCCAGAAGCCAACTCGTTGTCGCAAAAAAGCCAAAGAACGAGAGCAGACGAGGGACAGTTAAACTCCCGGCGCACAGCTGGTCAACCCGCCAACTAAAAACTCTCTGACTCTCGACAATCCCGAGGATTAAAAAAAGCTTGAAGGCGGTGAATTTTCTAGGTTTGCCATCGGCAGGAAAAAGCCAAAAGGAGTCAGAAAACCAGCGTGACATCAGCGCTTCTCAGgtgaaagggaaaaaaataaaataaaataaaataaaaaataatcAACTTCCTGCCCGACGAGCTGGCAAGGGCCAGTCCAACCGTCACCCAAGTGGGCATCTGGCGGCTCAGAACCGAACCATCTCATAGGACGGGGCCTTTCGCCTCGTAGGAGGGTCGAGAAAGGGCGAGAAACTCTCCCCGCCAAGACGAGAACGAGTGAACGAATGGTGATGGATGCTGATGACGGCTGGTGTCTGCACTGTCACGATGAGGCCTGCTTTTGAAAGCAGCACCGGTTAGTTGGTTATACGGTCCATGCCTCGGCGCATTTGAGATGGTTCCGCTAAAGGATCTATAGAACTGCCTAACTTGAACCGTCATTCATACCGGGACAAAAACGGAGTGTAAACAGCGCAGAGTAAGATGATTCAATTGGGGCTGTATCTAGTTACTAGAGCGATCTTCACAGCGAGCCTTTGAACATCTTTTCTGCCTGGCAAACCTTCATCTCCAGCCGGGCATTTCGGGCCGCAAGGTCTGTCAGCTTTTCAAATCCACACAGCTGCAGCTCTTGCCTCGATTCATTCCGTTTTGTTCAACATCCAACTTCGCAATGAAGTTCAGAGACGTCACATTAACCGAAAATTACCTTCAGGGAGCCGATTGCGAAAAGAACATACCGTCTGGTCCCATTTTCAGTCGGCATGGCTTTGGAAACTTGAGAATCAAGTCTCTGCATTCTCCGCTCCAGACGGAATTGGACGAGTCAAATGAGCGGGGATGTACTCTACATGCAACGATATCAGAGTTGAAGAGGGGAACCATAAACAGACAAGAAATTGCAGGAAAAGCTTTGATAAGCTGGCCAGGGAGATCAGTAAGAGAGGCCCAGCAGGCGGAGGATCATAGGCTGGATAGGGCATAGCGGAACTCAAGTACTTAAAAAAGAGGACCTTTGTTGTCAGATTGAAGGCTTGTTCCTTGGGTCCTATCCTCTCCACCCAGTAGGGGGTCGTCACAACAAAAATGAGGCGAGAAAGCCATGTAGATAGTTGATCTGAATCCTCCCAGCAGGAAGGATGCAGCTACTAGTTGTAAATCTCAACACAAAGCCCGGCTTCCACACCCCAACCTAAGCAGACAGCATCAACTCCCGGGCAGGCGACTTTTTTGCCCATTTTCCCCCTAGTCATCGACAGTCATCGACAGTAACTGTGTCCATCGTATCATTTCCGCAATCCACAGCGGCAGTTTTATGTACACCCGATATCCACCCCACCTCGTGGTCTAAAAGAGACAATAATCATATTATATCAAACAGTAGAAAAAGATGAAAAGCTAGCCTTAAAACAA includes:
- a CDS encoding uncharacterized protein (EggNog:ENOG410PQYJ~COG:O) — its product is MLSRLVEVVVEVAAIVLDLRGRICRRKSLFGLTCFNPLGKREEREGIKMSKVDDKARIVPVEDDDEPDDWYAPRQPHGWRVMLIAGW
- the BPL1 gene encoding biotin holocarboxylase synthetase (EggNog:ENOG410PI1A~COG:H~BUSCO:2631at33183); amino-acid sequence: MAATSTTTSTKRLNILVYSGNGTTVDSVRQCLFTLRRLLAPNYAVIPVTGEMIINEPWTSSCALFVMPGGADLPYCRTLNGTGNRRISQFVHRGGAYLGFCAGGYYGSKRCEFEVGNEKLEVVGDRELAFYPGICRGCAFPGFVYNSEDGARASELQVSKSSFPDEKHIPPSFKSYYNGGGVFVDAPKFAHQGVEVLADYTESLKVDSGEGHAAVVYCRVGEGAALLTGPHPEFAASNLDRNADGPEFCHVIDTLAQNDEARTEFLRACLKKLGLHVNDETTSVPPLSRMHLSALEPHAATDLVSLLRDIITVEEGEEYIKDDNDTFHLEKPSSLSMDKVAEALPGSIGAKADQGSTGDRIVDYDKVIKKVAIHEDYPSPVETPRFNHQTFYGMIKEYRSQSRERLSEFGSHVLYAEVVTSTNTLLEKNTQILRRLPNGFMATANVQVAGRGRGSNVWVSPPGQLMFSICIRHPVEKFASAPVVFIQYLVAMAIVKGIKTYDKGYENMPVKLKWPNDIYALDPTQPDKMTYTKIAGILVNAHFSSKEYIAVAGAGINALNALPTTSLNAILATLNSSLPANKPRLPPLSLEKLLARILTTLEELYTRFLRTGFDQTFEDMYYADWLHMDQIVTLEAEGGVRARIKGITRDYGLLVAEELGWEDRPTGRRWELQSDSNSFDFFKGLVKRKI
- a CDS encoding uncharacterized protein (EggNog:ENOG410PMX3~COG:J), with amino-acid sequence MAIRALRHADRALISLCPSPYLGIHAASNGRSQLQSALLRTAPLRTLRTSTIASQLNAPNNNKPPSAPAAPKPTTPAQAPPPPKNPLTVQNISKNGLDDKPPELDLDANGSPTPNGHVDWTRSYHGLSAEPFSKEAANILLQALDPSDVEIKPDGIVYLPEIKYRRILNKAFGPGGWGLVPRSESIVTPKTVTREYALVAHGRLVSIARGEQDYFNPDGIPTATEGCKSNAMMRCCKDLGVASELWDPRWIRKFKAQYAKEIFVEHQVTKRKSKIWLRKDDDVSYPWKATR
- a CDS encoding uncharacterized protein (EggNog:ENOG410PGNZ~COG:S~BUSCO:9856at33183): MCIALISTAHPDYPLILIDNRDEFLRRPTAAAAWWPEPHSYVLGSRDMARAAHGTWLGVTRQGRIAVLTNYKEASSQAVGQLSRGEIINSFLELPPDGSVSTEEYVERLIAGGEAQLAGGFSLACGSIQGPLAVVSNRVCAKDGVAWIAKEKGETVVLSNTAFGDCSWAKIRNGERLMKEALHTSYKMGESEDQLVQRLLGLLSTDTLPRLKEGTDVETYIDLLCESIFIPVIGEEEEDMREEAEICASNIHEKAEVMGNASENHMRYMKGLYGTQKQTVVLVHHSGRVKFFERTLYDDDAKPVPIGKGDRTFEFIAEEYGAQS
- a CDS encoding uncharacterized protein (EggNog:ENOG410PQYJ~COG:O), which gives rise to MLSRLVEVVVEVAAIVLDLRGRICRRKSLFGLTCFNPLGKREEREGIKMSKVDDKARIVPVEDDDEPDDWDKRIFSTGCSVEQTKMNDCYFEKRDWRQCSKEMEAFRECWKRKGNDHRTQTKDA